The following are encoded together in the Lathyrus oleraceus cultivar Zhongwan6 chromosome 3, CAAS_Psat_ZW6_1.0, whole genome shotgun sequence genome:
- the LOC127130716 gene encoding protein MAIN-LIKE 2-like produces MDPMIQPYVELAGFGHLSKIMSWSIDNKFILALCERWRPETHTFWFPTGECTVTLEDVYMLLGLRIEGKAVNGKTNFPNSICMELLNVDLLDDNARGQGILLSRLKSYYNSFYLDEHSTEEARIIKTRCYIMLLLGSFLFPEGSGSSMHIMYLPLLRHIDRIGSYSWGSACLAYLYSSLCKNCHKDTSTFSGCAVLLQAWGWSRLPSLAPVNSNPFTFPYAKKWSARGMNYSRCPRHCITQYRNLLDHLRPTDFIWRPYLNMEHEHQINPEDAAVWTTCAPIIRFTTVELHNTDRVKLQFGMVQNIPDPPASLGEWHMRKVNDQWNFNPWQTFARSECRKWKHRHDHVLTDAVMPNEVKPSRTYMAWYRSVGFQFIADDMYLYDPRQTTYTQEGSTSNPQQQSQSDNSSTSNSEIMAFYGIEIGGLKELLSKSKRRIVIYGYLPMDSGTL; encoded by the exons atggacccgatgattcaaccttatgttgaactcgccggttttggtcaccttagcaaaattatgtcttggtctatagataacaaattcattctagccttatgcgaaagatggaggccagagacacacacattttggtttccaaccggtgagtgtaccgtgacgttagaagacgtctacatgcttttaggactacgaataGAAGGCAAAGCcgttaatggtaagaccaactttcctaattcaatttgcatggagcttttaaacgttgatttgttagatgataatgctaggggacaaggtatactactatctcgcctaaagtcatattataatagtttttatttagatgagcattctactGAAGAGGCTCGAATCatcaaaactaggtgttacattatgttgttactaggatcctttttatttcccgaaggtagtggttctagcatgcatattatgtacttacctttacttagacatatagatagaataggtagttatagttggggatccgcatgtctagcctatctctatagttctttgtgcaaaaactgccacaaagatacttctacattttctggatgtgctgttttgctacaagcatggggatggtcaagactaccgtctctagcaccggtcaatagcaaccccttcacttttccatatgcaaaaaa atggtcggcacgcggtatgaattacagcagatgtccgagacactgtattactcaatatcgcaacctgttggatcaccttcgaccgacagac ttcatttggcgtccataccttaatatggaacatgagcatcagatcaaccctgaagacgcagccgtatggacaacatgcgcaccgataatacggttcacaacagtggagctgcacaacaccgatcgtgtgaagctgcagtttggtatggtccagaatatcccagatcccccagctagcctaggagaatggcatatgcgcaaagtgaacgaccaatggaacttcaacccttggcaaaccttcgcaagatcagagtgtcgcaagtggaagcaccgtcatgaccatgtcttaactgacgcagtcatgccaaatgaggtaaaaccaagtcgtacttatatggcttggtatagatcagttggatttcaattcatcgccgatgatatgtacctctacgacccacgccagacaacttacacacaagaaggctcaacatctaacccccagCAACAATCTCAGtccg ATAATAGTAGTACGTCGAATTCTGAGATCATGGCattttacggaatcgaaatcggaggttTGAAAGAGCTTCTATCGAAATCGAAACGTAGAATAGTAATTTATGGGTATTTACCCATGGATTCTGGGACTTTGTGA